A window from Osmia lignaria lignaria isolate PbOS001 chromosome 8, iyOsmLign1, whole genome shotgun sequence encodes these proteins:
- the LOC117606417 gene encoding uncharacterized protein LOC117606417 isoform X2 — translation MKLNYIVAVLIWIRTVTATLESDSRGNWSNEKELNYEQERIGNQTKEEITGDVHSPHERIFILSSESTESIKAERPEELDVKFANKNEDNHEVNKQLAKQLVQPYMLPLPLETRYFQQDTHNESRKNVSRLARTSQNSPNETATVEYIPSKEILVQDSTTTSNNYPIQDKFNDLAYSNSEDQADFEYVGEFGQRVRSSPSFRPKSNENVGRDRFRPLDTLSLSEDYRKHERKNSRPFVIKKLNASDSIANLYSKDRHPVVASGKASEFQRGPKPKKTGGEEEEEYSDTIDYNKENVVSSSSKDTTSPPVQQVSFGKFTGPIVVADLPQQKRYSFATTTGYTIINDQPQSIPASLEIIKSKAAESSYLATSSAVLNPLQVGVAMMNVGQDINSVNDPVTFTKEYLRNEPDPSQLPVTTDIESIIQNDAAIDSGNSSLQTDQLSQQEEISKVVASNGPTQSVEIQKSVEVFHTAPVHEIHYPLEFVPYVQQSSNFKQRQHTDYRKPQGGQEKDQRPNVYKNNEILDETVSSNNPERSRYEYTVNEDDVVQVDQTVAHSTDVKPVFDAREQLEDVQDNQTAGKYSKIQRIPDTIATEGIAKNEHDPVKGVPLLNTQPVGIIDNLPALGNIENPQASQQVPEILLIKPTNEPSTEVRFLMAVPQHYPGEKVHVHRTVNVDEKKVPYHIEKVIEKQITIPQPFPVQVPVDRVVEKQIRIPYPVHVEKVIEKKVPLAIQRFIIPLPIHFRIPQPVPISVEKVVEKSVPVPVPIPVEKVIEKTVHHPRPHPLDMEKIRPYPLETPKLVKTAPAPPLIYSDGNFQQIRQQNFQAPLGPSYEKNHYNSTQFYGSGYLAVNRPFVRQSLVHALPKKFGSYGTQYPHSLVYSSLNGPVPRKVQLSLGIQSKSIQYAPPDVQSTMRRTRQEGNTGSFRQSKMEYGFKPPMVPSIQYDEQTATKVE, via the exons ATGAAACTTAATTACATT GTGGCTGTGCTAATATGGATAAGAACCGTGACAGCGACATTGGAATCCGATTCACGTGGAAACTGGAGCAACGAAAAG GAATTGAATTATGAGCAAGAAAGGATCGGCAATCAAACAAAGGAAGAGATCACCGGTGATGTACATTCTCCACATGAAAGGATCTTCATCTTGTCTTCTGAATCAACTGAATCCATCAAAGCAGAACGTCCAGAAGAGTTGGATGTGAAATTTGCAAACAAGAATGAGGACAACCATGAAGTG aaTAAACAACTCGCAAAGCAGCTTGTTCAACCATATATGTTGCCATTGCCATTGGAAACTAGATATTTTCAACAAGACACCCATAATGAATCAAGAAAAAATGTATCAAGATTAGCAAGAACCAGTCAAAATAGCCCCAACGAGACAGCCACGGTGGAATATATTCCATCTAAAGAAATTCTAGTGCAAGATTCAACTACGACATCGAACAACTATCCTATACAAGACAAGTTCAACGATTTGGCGTATTCGAATTCAGAGGACCAGGCAGACTTTGAATACGTGGGAGAGTTTGGGCAACGAGTACGTTCTTCTCCTTCATTTAGACCCAAGAGCAATGAGAATGTTGGACGGGATCGATTCAGGCCTTTGGACACGCTTTCCTTATCCGAAGATTATAGAAAACACGAGAGAAAAAATTCACGTCCTTTCGTAATCAAGAAACTAAACGCTTCGGATAGCATTGCCAATCTGTACTCTAAAGATAGACATCCTGTAGTAGCATCAGGTAAAGCCTCAGAGTTTCAGAGAGGACCGAAGCCGAAGAAGAccggaggagaagaagaagaagaatatagCGATACTATAGACTATAACAAGGAGAACGTTGTTTCTTCCAGCAGCAAGGATACCACTTCGCCGCCTGTGCAACAGGTATCTTTCGGTAAATTCACTGGTCCAATCGTAGTAGCTGATCTGCCGCAACAAAAGAGATACTCATTCGCCACGACAACTGGTTATACAATCATTAACGATCAACCACAGTCAATTCCAGCATCGTTGGAAATAATCAAGTCAAAAGCAGCAGAGTCTAGCTATCTAGCAACATCCTCGGCTGTCTTAAATCCTCTGCAAGTCGGTGTAGCAATGATGAACGTAGGACAGGACATAAATTCGGTCAATGACCCAGTTACTTTCACCAAGGAGTACCTTCGGAACGAGCCTGACCCATCGCAACTTCCTGTTACCACCGATATTGAAAGCATCATTCAAAACGACGCCGCCATTGATTCAGGAAATTCCAGTCTCCAGACTGATCAACTGTCGCAACAGGAAGAAATATCAAAAGTGGTGGCATCGAATGGTCCCACGCAGTCTGTGGAGATCCAGAAATCAGTGGAAGTATTCCATACAGCACCTGTACACGAGATACACTATCCGTTAGAGTTTGTACCTTATGTTCAACAATCGTCAAATTTCAAGCAACGACAGCATACTGATTACAGAAAGCCACAGGGGGGTCAGGAAAAGGATCAGAGACCCAACGTTTACAAGAATAACGAGATACTTGACGAGACTGTGTCCTCTAACAATCCGGAACGAAGTCGCTACGAGTATACCGTGAACGAGGATGACGTTGTTCAAGTGGATCAGACTGTGGCTCATTCGACAGACGTTAAGCCTGTGTTCGATGCTAGAGAACAATTGGAAGACGTACAAGATAATCAGACCGCTGGAAAGTATTCGAAAATTCAAAGAATTCCAGATACTATCGCTACAGAAGGTATCGCTAAGAACGAACATGACCCAGTAAAAGGCGTACCTTTGTTAAATACTCAGCCAGTTGGGATTATAGATAACTTGCCAGCTCTAGGCAACATAGAGAACCCTCAAGCATCTCAACAAGTACCTGAAATCTTACTAATAAAGCCTACAAATGAACCATCAACGGAAGTAAGGTTTCTGATGGCCGTTCCTCAGCATTACCCTGGGGAGAAGGTTCATGTCCATCGCACAGTAAATGTGGATGAGAAGAAGGTGCCATATCACATTGAAAAAGTGATAGAAAAGCAGATAACGATCCCTCAACCGTTTCCTGTACAGGTGCCTGTGGACAGGGTAGTAGAGAAACAAATTCGTATTCCATATCCGGTACACGTGGAGAAGGTGATCGAGAAGAAGGTGCCTCTTGCTATTCAAAGGTTTATCATACCTTTACCAATTCACTTCAGGATTCCACAGCCAGTTCCAATTTCAGTGGAGAAGGTAGTAGAGAAGTCTGTACCAGTTCCAGTTCCAATTCCTGTGGAAAAGGTGATAGAGAAGACTGTGCATCATCCTCGACCTCATCCTCTGGATATGGAGAAGATCAGGCCATATCCTTTAGAGACTCCTAAACTGGTTAAGACAGCACCAGCACCGCCATTAATTTACAGTGATGGAAATTTTCAACAGATCAGACAGCAGAACTTCCAGGCACCATTGGGACCATCTTACGAAAAGAATCATTACAATTCCACGCAATTTTATGGATCAGGTTATCTGGCTGTAAATCGCCCCTTCGTTAGGCAATCGTTGGTACACGCCTTACCAAAGAAGTTTGGATCTTATGGGACTCAGTATCCTCATTCCCTGGTCTATTCCTCGTTGAACG GTCCTGTGCCACGTAAAGTGCAGCTTTCTCTTGGAATACAGTCCAAGTCGATCCAATATGCACCACCGGATGTTCAGTCGACGATGAGGAGAACCAGACAGGAAGGAAATACTGGCAGCTTTAGGCAGTCGAAGATGGAGTATGGATTTAAGCCTCCTATGGTGCCTTCTATTCAATATGATGAACAAACAGCGACTAAAGTTGAATAG
- the LOC117606417 gene encoding uncharacterized protein LOC117606417 isoform X1, which translates to MKLNYIVAVLIWIRTVTATLESDSRGNWSNEKELNYEQERIGNQTKEEITGDVHSPHERIFILSSESTESIKAERPEELDVKFANKNEDNHEVNKQLAKQLVQPYMLPLPLETRYFQQDTHNESRKNVSRLARTSQNSPNETATVEYIPSKEILVQDSTTTSNNYPIQDKFNDLAYSNSEDQADFEYVGEFGQRVRSSPSFRPKSNENVGRDRFRPLDTLSLSEDYRKHERKNSRPFVIKKLNASDSIANLYSKDRHPVVASGKASEFQRGPKPKKTGGEEEEEYSDTIDYNKENVVSSSSKDTTSPPVQQVSFGKFTGPIVVADLPQQKRYSFATTTGYTIINDQPQSIPASLEIIKSKAAESSYLATSSAVLNPLQVGVAMMNVGQDINSVNDPVTFTKEYLRNEPDPSQLPVTTDIESIIQNDAAIDSGNSSLQTDQLSQQEEISKVVASNGPTQSVEIQKSVEVFHTAPVHEIHYPLEFVPYVQQSSNFKQRQHTDYRKPQGGQEKDQRPNVYKNNEILDETVSSNNPERSRYEYTVNEDDVVQVDQTVAHSTDVKPVFDAREQLEDVQDNQTAGKYSKIQRIPDTIATEGIAKNEHDPVKGVPLLNTQPVGIIDNLPALGNIENPQASQQVPEILLIKPTNEPSTEVRFLMAVPQHYPGEKVHVHRTVNVDEKKVPYHIEKVIEKQITIPQPFPVQVPVDRVVEKQIRIPYPVHVEKVIEKKVPLAIQRFIIPLPIHFRIPQPVPISVEKVVEKSVPVPVPIPVEKVIEKTVHHPRPHPLDMEKIRPYPLETPKLVKTAPAPPLIYSDGNFQQIRQQNFQAPLGPSYEKNHYNSTQFYGSGYLAVNRPFVRQSLVHALPKKFGSYGTQYPHSLVYSSLNGNNGNLVFYGRSFTEKDKIMDEYVGPVPRKVQLSLGIQSKSIQYAPPDVQSTMRRTRQEGNTGSFRQSKMEYGFKPPMVPSIQYDEQTATKVE; encoded by the exons ATGAAACTTAATTACATT GTGGCTGTGCTAATATGGATAAGAACCGTGACAGCGACATTGGAATCCGATTCACGTGGAAACTGGAGCAACGAAAAG GAATTGAATTATGAGCAAGAAAGGATCGGCAATCAAACAAAGGAAGAGATCACCGGTGATGTACATTCTCCACATGAAAGGATCTTCATCTTGTCTTCTGAATCAACTGAATCCATCAAAGCAGAACGTCCAGAAGAGTTGGATGTGAAATTTGCAAACAAGAATGAGGACAACCATGAAGTG aaTAAACAACTCGCAAAGCAGCTTGTTCAACCATATATGTTGCCATTGCCATTGGAAACTAGATATTTTCAACAAGACACCCATAATGAATCAAGAAAAAATGTATCAAGATTAGCAAGAACCAGTCAAAATAGCCCCAACGAGACAGCCACGGTGGAATATATTCCATCTAAAGAAATTCTAGTGCAAGATTCAACTACGACATCGAACAACTATCCTATACAAGACAAGTTCAACGATTTGGCGTATTCGAATTCAGAGGACCAGGCAGACTTTGAATACGTGGGAGAGTTTGGGCAACGAGTACGTTCTTCTCCTTCATTTAGACCCAAGAGCAATGAGAATGTTGGACGGGATCGATTCAGGCCTTTGGACACGCTTTCCTTATCCGAAGATTATAGAAAACACGAGAGAAAAAATTCACGTCCTTTCGTAATCAAGAAACTAAACGCTTCGGATAGCATTGCCAATCTGTACTCTAAAGATAGACATCCTGTAGTAGCATCAGGTAAAGCCTCAGAGTTTCAGAGAGGACCGAAGCCGAAGAAGAccggaggagaagaagaagaagaatatagCGATACTATAGACTATAACAAGGAGAACGTTGTTTCTTCCAGCAGCAAGGATACCACTTCGCCGCCTGTGCAACAGGTATCTTTCGGTAAATTCACTGGTCCAATCGTAGTAGCTGATCTGCCGCAACAAAAGAGATACTCATTCGCCACGACAACTGGTTATACAATCATTAACGATCAACCACAGTCAATTCCAGCATCGTTGGAAATAATCAAGTCAAAAGCAGCAGAGTCTAGCTATCTAGCAACATCCTCGGCTGTCTTAAATCCTCTGCAAGTCGGTGTAGCAATGATGAACGTAGGACAGGACATAAATTCGGTCAATGACCCAGTTACTTTCACCAAGGAGTACCTTCGGAACGAGCCTGACCCATCGCAACTTCCTGTTACCACCGATATTGAAAGCATCATTCAAAACGACGCCGCCATTGATTCAGGAAATTCCAGTCTCCAGACTGATCAACTGTCGCAACAGGAAGAAATATCAAAAGTGGTGGCATCGAATGGTCCCACGCAGTCTGTGGAGATCCAGAAATCAGTGGAAGTATTCCATACAGCACCTGTACACGAGATACACTATCCGTTAGAGTTTGTACCTTATGTTCAACAATCGTCAAATTTCAAGCAACGACAGCATACTGATTACAGAAAGCCACAGGGGGGTCAGGAAAAGGATCAGAGACCCAACGTTTACAAGAATAACGAGATACTTGACGAGACTGTGTCCTCTAACAATCCGGAACGAAGTCGCTACGAGTATACCGTGAACGAGGATGACGTTGTTCAAGTGGATCAGACTGTGGCTCATTCGACAGACGTTAAGCCTGTGTTCGATGCTAGAGAACAATTGGAAGACGTACAAGATAATCAGACCGCTGGAAAGTATTCGAAAATTCAAAGAATTCCAGATACTATCGCTACAGAAGGTATCGCTAAGAACGAACATGACCCAGTAAAAGGCGTACCTTTGTTAAATACTCAGCCAGTTGGGATTATAGATAACTTGCCAGCTCTAGGCAACATAGAGAACCCTCAAGCATCTCAACAAGTACCTGAAATCTTACTAATAAAGCCTACAAATGAACCATCAACGGAAGTAAGGTTTCTGATGGCCGTTCCTCAGCATTACCCTGGGGAGAAGGTTCATGTCCATCGCACAGTAAATGTGGATGAGAAGAAGGTGCCATATCACATTGAAAAAGTGATAGAAAAGCAGATAACGATCCCTCAACCGTTTCCTGTACAGGTGCCTGTGGACAGGGTAGTAGAGAAACAAATTCGTATTCCATATCCGGTACACGTGGAGAAGGTGATCGAGAAGAAGGTGCCTCTTGCTATTCAAAGGTTTATCATACCTTTACCAATTCACTTCAGGATTCCACAGCCAGTTCCAATTTCAGTGGAGAAGGTAGTAGAGAAGTCTGTACCAGTTCCAGTTCCAATTCCTGTGGAAAAGGTGATAGAGAAGACTGTGCATCATCCTCGACCTCATCCTCTGGATATGGAGAAGATCAGGCCATATCCTTTAGAGACTCCTAAACTGGTTAAGACAGCACCAGCACCGCCATTAATTTACAGTGATGGAAATTTTCAACAGATCAGACAGCAGAACTTCCAGGCACCATTGGGACCATCTTACGAAAAGAATCATTACAATTCCACGCAATTTTATGGATCAGGTTATCTGGCTGTAAATCGCCCCTTCGTTAGGCAATCGTTGGTACACGCCTTACCAAAGAAGTTTGGATCTTATGGGACTCAGTATCCTCATTCCCTGGTCTATTCCTCGTTGAACGGTAATAATGGTAATTTAGTATTTTATGGAAGGTCATTTACAGAGAAGGATAAAATTATGGATGAATACGTAGGTCCTGTGCCACGTAAAGTGCAGCTTTCTCTTGGAATACAGTCCAAGTCGATCCAATATGCACCACCGGATGTTCAGTCGACGATGAGGAGAACCAGACAGGAAGGAAATACTGGCAGCTTTAGGCAGTCGAAGATGGAGTATGGATTTAAGCCTCCTATGGTGCCTTCTATTCAATATGATGAACAAACAGCGACTAAAGTTGAATAG
- the LOC117606417 gene encoding uncharacterized protein LOC117606417 isoform X3 codes for MLPLPLETRYFQQDTHNESRKNVSRLARTSQNSPNETATVEYIPSKEILVQDSTTTSNNYPIQDKFNDLAYSNSEDQADFEYVGEFGQRVRSSPSFRPKSNENVGRDRFRPLDTLSLSEDYRKHERKNSRPFVIKKLNASDSIANLYSKDRHPVVASGKASEFQRGPKPKKTGGEEEEEYSDTIDYNKENVVSSSSKDTTSPPVQQVSFGKFTGPIVVADLPQQKRYSFATTTGYTIINDQPQSIPASLEIIKSKAAESSYLATSSAVLNPLQVGVAMMNVGQDINSVNDPVTFTKEYLRNEPDPSQLPVTTDIESIIQNDAAIDSGNSSLQTDQLSQQEEISKVVASNGPTQSVEIQKSVEVFHTAPVHEIHYPLEFVPYVQQSSNFKQRQHTDYRKPQGGQEKDQRPNVYKNNEILDETVSSNNPERSRYEYTVNEDDVVQVDQTVAHSTDVKPVFDAREQLEDVQDNQTAGKYSKIQRIPDTIATEGIAKNEHDPVKGVPLLNTQPVGIIDNLPALGNIENPQASQQVPEILLIKPTNEPSTEVRFLMAVPQHYPGEKVHVHRTVNVDEKKVPYHIEKVIEKQITIPQPFPVQVPVDRVVEKQIRIPYPVHVEKVIEKKVPLAIQRFIIPLPIHFRIPQPVPISVEKVVEKSVPVPVPIPVEKVIEKTVHHPRPHPLDMEKIRPYPLETPKLVKTAPAPPLIYSDGNFQQIRQQNFQAPLGPSYEKNHYNSTQFYGSGYLAVNRPFVRQSLVHALPKKFGSYGTQYPHSLVYSSLNGNNGNLVFYGRSFTEKDKIMDEYVGPVPRKVQLSLGIQSKSIQYAPPDVQSTMRRTRQEGNTGSFRQSKMEYGFKPPMVPSIQYDEQTATKVE; via the coding sequence ATGTTGCCATTGCCATTGGAAACTAGATATTTTCAACAAGACACCCATAATGAATCAAGAAAAAATGTATCAAGATTAGCAAGAACCAGTCAAAATAGCCCCAACGAGACAGCCACGGTGGAATATATTCCATCTAAAGAAATTCTAGTGCAAGATTCAACTACGACATCGAACAACTATCCTATACAAGACAAGTTCAACGATTTGGCGTATTCGAATTCAGAGGACCAGGCAGACTTTGAATACGTGGGAGAGTTTGGGCAACGAGTACGTTCTTCTCCTTCATTTAGACCCAAGAGCAATGAGAATGTTGGACGGGATCGATTCAGGCCTTTGGACACGCTTTCCTTATCCGAAGATTATAGAAAACACGAGAGAAAAAATTCACGTCCTTTCGTAATCAAGAAACTAAACGCTTCGGATAGCATTGCCAATCTGTACTCTAAAGATAGACATCCTGTAGTAGCATCAGGTAAAGCCTCAGAGTTTCAGAGAGGACCGAAGCCGAAGAAGAccggaggagaagaagaagaagaatatagCGATACTATAGACTATAACAAGGAGAACGTTGTTTCTTCCAGCAGCAAGGATACCACTTCGCCGCCTGTGCAACAGGTATCTTTCGGTAAATTCACTGGTCCAATCGTAGTAGCTGATCTGCCGCAACAAAAGAGATACTCATTCGCCACGACAACTGGTTATACAATCATTAACGATCAACCACAGTCAATTCCAGCATCGTTGGAAATAATCAAGTCAAAAGCAGCAGAGTCTAGCTATCTAGCAACATCCTCGGCTGTCTTAAATCCTCTGCAAGTCGGTGTAGCAATGATGAACGTAGGACAGGACATAAATTCGGTCAATGACCCAGTTACTTTCACCAAGGAGTACCTTCGGAACGAGCCTGACCCATCGCAACTTCCTGTTACCACCGATATTGAAAGCATCATTCAAAACGACGCCGCCATTGATTCAGGAAATTCCAGTCTCCAGACTGATCAACTGTCGCAACAGGAAGAAATATCAAAAGTGGTGGCATCGAATGGTCCCACGCAGTCTGTGGAGATCCAGAAATCAGTGGAAGTATTCCATACAGCACCTGTACACGAGATACACTATCCGTTAGAGTTTGTACCTTATGTTCAACAATCGTCAAATTTCAAGCAACGACAGCATACTGATTACAGAAAGCCACAGGGGGGTCAGGAAAAGGATCAGAGACCCAACGTTTACAAGAATAACGAGATACTTGACGAGACTGTGTCCTCTAACAATCCGGAACGAAGTCGCTACGAGTATACCGTGAACGAGGATGACGTTGTTCAAGTGGATCAGACTGTGGCTCATTCGACAGACGTTAAGCCTGTGTTCGATGCTAGAGAACAATTGGAAGACGTACAAGATAATCAGACCGCTGGAAAGTATTCGAAAATTCAAAGAATTCCAGATACTATCGCTACAGAAGGTATCGCTAAGAACGAACATGACCCAGTAAAAGGCGTACCTTTGTTAAATACTCAGCCAGTTGGGATTATAGATAACTTGCCAGCTCTAGGCAACATAGAGAACCCTCAAGCATCTCAACAAGTACCTGAAATCTTACTAATAAAGCCTACAAATGAACCATCAACGGAAGTAAGGTTTCTGATGGCCGTTCCTCAGCATTACCCTGGGGAGAAGGTTCATGTCCATCGCACAGTAAATGTGGATGAGAAGAAGGTGCCATATCACATTGAAAAAGTGATAGAAAAGCAGATAACGATCCCTCAACCGTTTCCTGTACAGGTGCCTGTGGACAGGGTAGTAGAGAAACAAATTCGTATTCCATATCCGGTACACGTGGAGAAGGTGATCGAGAAGAAGGTGCCTCTTGCTATTCAAAGGTTTATCATACCTTTACCAATTCACTTCAGGATTCCACAGCCAGTTCCAATTTCAGTGGAGAAGGTAGTAGAGAAGTCTGTACCAGTTCCAGTTCCAATTCCTGTGGAAAAGGTGATAGAGAAGACTGTGCATCATCCTCGACCTCATCCTCTGGATATGGAGAAGATCAGGCCATATCCTTTAGAGACTCCTAAACTGGTTAAGACAGCACCAGCACCGCCATTAATTTACAGTGATGGAAATTTTCAACAGATCAGACAGCAGAACTTCCAGGCACCATTGGGACCATCTTACGAAAAGAATCATTACAATTCCACGCAATTTTATGGATCAGGTTATCTGGCTGTAAATCGCCCCTTCGTTAGGCAATCGTTGGTACACGCCTTACCAAAGAAGTTTGGATCTTATGGGACTCAGTATCCTCATTCCCTGGTCTATTCCTCGTTGAACGGTAATAATGGTAATTTAGTATTTTATGGAAGGTCATTTACAGAGAAGGATAAAATTATGGATGAATACGTAGGTCCTGTGCCACGTAAAGTGCAGCTTTCTCTTGGAATACAGTCCAAGTCGATCCAATATGCACCACCGGATGTTCAGTCGACGATGAGGAGAACCAGACAGGAAGGAAATACTGGCAGCTTTAGGCAGTCGAAGATGGAGTATGGATTTAAGCCTCCTATGGTGCCTTCTATTCAATATGATGAACAAACAGCGACTAAAGTTGAATAG
- the bonsai gene encoding 28S ribosomal protein S15, mitochondrial, translating into MNLTISRRLLCTKMNNICMIGGYLSRNFATIDDYNIKWTRPERSTFTDPKFSGDLGLDVNVKPTDIKLYYEKSKELEDADDVVKRMFSLKFQRNKETKRLKSEKIMHLVKRHVCDRGSMEVSIAAMTSEIHDLQKYYLEQPSNKRAKVFLKELIEKRKKSLKFLRSLDYGRFEWVLEQLNLEYKLLPEKPNMISRKESLRMLTEEYCNNIIQEKIDAYKVKLKEKQKKFYLEKAEKLALIMKEEKECGLTPTVTEEEIEDARQKAKLLNKSEQRDSSSDINE; encoded by the exons atgaatttaacaatTAGTCGTAGATTATTATGCACCAAAATGAACAATATTTGTATGATTGGAGGTTATTTGAGTCGCAATTTTGCAACCATTGatgattataatattaaatggaCTCGGCCAGAGAGAAGTACTTTTACAGATCCTAAATTTAGTGGAGATCTAGGATTAGATGTAAATGTAAAACCCACTGATATCAAACTCTATTACGAGAAATCAAAAGAATTAGAAGA TGCAGATGATGTTGTAAAAAGGATGTTTAGTTTGAAATTTCAACGAAACAAAGAAACTAAAAGGCTAAAGAGTGAGAAAATAATGCACCTTGTGAAAAGACACGTCTGTGATCGAGGTTCTATGGAAGTTAGCA TTGCAGCAATGACTAGCGAGATACACGATCTTCAAAAGTATTACTTGGAACAACCGAGCAACAAGCGAGCTAAAGTATTTCTAAAAGAACTTattgagaaaaggaaaaaatccCTTAAATTTCTACGTAGTTTGGATTACGGGCGATTCGAGTGGGTTCTTGAACAACTGAATCTTGAATATAAACTATTACCAGA GAAACCTAATATGATATCAAGAAAAGAATCGTTAAGAATGTTGACAGAAGAGTATTGTAATAATATAATTCAAGAAAAAATTGATGCGTATAAGGTTAAATTGaaagagaaacagaagaaaTTCTACTTGGAAAAAGCTGAAAAATTAGCATTAATtatgaaggaagaaaaagaatgtgGTTTAACGCCAACAGTAACGGAAGAAGAAATTGAAGATGCTCGGCAAAAAGCGAAACTATTAAATAAATCTGAGCAAAGAGATTCATCGAGTGATATAAACGAATAA
- the LOC117606458 gene encoding uncharacterized protein LOC117606458 isoform X2: MRLQFSKSVSNKVVILCCILKLTIAGVLQQRFPCAPVDAITGNGAAVPVACALKSIGSKVEPALPTYVKVSAPIAYRPLPKTSSLVYIAPPIFKTASAVVATETKSENQPEFAAYPKYSFNYGVLDGYTGDSKSAWEERDGDTVKGEYSVVEADGSIRTVTYTADDHNGFNAVVTRNEPPKNSRQEVNVKRFLPVTILPDSH; this comes from the exons ATGCGTTTGCAGTTTTCCAAAAGTGTTAGCAACAAG GTTGTAATTTTATGCTGCATTTTGAAGCTAACCATCGCTGGTGTTCTTCAACA GCGGTTTCCTTGTGCACCAGTTGATGCAATTACTGGAAATGGTGCCGCAGTACCAGTGGCTTGCGCCCTGAAATCAATCGGAAGTAAAGTAGAACCTGCGCTTCCGACTTACGTCAAGGTCTCCGCTCCGATCGCGTATAGGCCATTGCCGAAGACGTCGTCACTGGTGTACATTGCCCCGCCAATTTTTAAAACAGCCTCAGCTGTCGTTGCCACTGAAACAAAAAGCGAAAATCAACCGGAATTCGCC GCATACCCAAAATATTCCTTTAATTATGGTGTCCTGGATGGATATACAGGAGATTCAAAGTCAGCCTGGGAAGAAAGGGATGGTGACACTGTAAAAGGCGAATATTCTGTGGTCGAGGCAGATGGGTCCATTAGAACGGTCACTTATACGGCTGATGACCATAATGGCTTCAACGCTGTCGTTACAAGGAACGAACCGCCGAAGAATTCGAGGCAAGAAGTTAATGTGAAAAGATTTCTACCGGTTACGATTCTTCCCGATTCTCATTAG
- the LOC117606458 gene encoding uncharacterized protein LOC117606458 isoform X1 codes for MHWHTLEDIVQENLLAACAVVILCCILKLTIAGVLQQRFPCAPVDAITGNGAAVPVACALKSIGSKVEPALPTYVKVSAPIAYRPLPKTSSLVYIAPPIFKTASAVVATETKSENQPEFAAYPKYSFNYGVLDGYTGDSKSAWEERDGDTVKGEYSVVEADGSIRTVTYTADDHNGFNAVVTRNEPPKNSRQEVNVKRFLPVTILPDSH; via the exons ATGCATTGGCACACCTTAGAAGATATTGTGCAAGAGAATCTGTTGGCCGCATGCGCG GTTGTAATTTTATGCTGCATTTTGAAGCTAACCATCGCTGGTGTTCTTCAACA GCGGTTTCCTTGTGCACCAGTTGATGCAATTACTGGAAATGGTGCCGCAGTACCAGTGGCTTGCGCCCTGAAATCAATCGGAAGTAAAGTAGAACCTGCGCTTCCGACTTACGTCAAGGTCTCCGCTCCGATCGCGTATAGGCCATTGCCGAAGACGTCGTCACTGGTGTACATTGCCCCGCCAATTTTTAAAACAGCCTCAGCTGTCGTTGCCACTGAAACAAAAAGCGAAAATCAACCGGAATTCGCC GCATACCCAAAATATTCCTTTAATTATGGTGTCCTGGATGGATATACAGGAGATTCAAAGTCAGCCTGGGAAGAAAGGGATGGTGACACTGTAAAAGGCGAATATTCTGTGGTCGAGGCAGATGGGTCCATTAGAACGGTCACTTATACGGCTGATGACCATAATGGCTTCAACGCTGTCGTTACAAGGAACGAACCGCCGAAGAATTCGAGGCAAGAAGTTAATGTGAAAAGATTTCTACCGGTTACGATTCTTCCCGATTCTCATTAG